One Cuculus canorus isolate bCucCan1 chromosome 1, bCucCan1.pri, whole genome shotgun sequence DNA segment encodes these proteins:
- the LOC104055804 gene encoding beta-1,4-galactosyltransferase 3, which produces MSLSRVDNPGFLLFLFVFQAIFILILYQGGPSSVFHGFSDSHQVLDYSKTHDVYTNLSLFTPAPNNEAMPYCSVQSPIFVGPLTITFRVLPSERKIIKKNPFVQPGGRYRPPHCLARYKSAILVAYRNQEKYLRHLLYYIHPFLQRQQLSYSIYLIQQVGNGTFNRAKLLNVGVREALKDEDWDCLLLHDVDLVPENDYNLYVCDEYYPKHMASAMDKFQYTLPYKSFFGGVSALTPEHYMKINGFPNTYWGSSGENDDIATRIQLAGMKIVRTSPQLGRYKVMDYNEKTETQEPWRRPTSRHNTRKTWKDDGMNSLEFKLLSRKKHPLYTNITVDIGYVPPFS; this is translated from the exons ATGTCCCTCTCTCGTGTCGACAATCCCGGTTTTCTGctatttctctttgtcttccAAGCGATATTTATCCTGATACTCTACCAAGGGGGACCTTCAAGTGTGTTCCATGGGTTTTCGGACTCGCATCAGGTTCTGGATTACTCGAAAACTCATGACGTGTACACAAACCTCAGCTTGTTTACCCCGGCTCCTAACAACGAAGCGATGCCCTACTGCTCTGTGCAGTCACCGATATTTG TTGGTCCATTAACCATCACCTTCAGGGTGCTCCCTAGTGAAAGAAAGATcatcaaaaaaaatccttttgttcAGCCTGGTGGCCGCTACAGGCCACCTCACTGCTTGGCCCGCTACAAATCAGCCATCCTTGTAGCCTACAGGAACCAGGAAAAGTACCTTCGACATCTTCTCTACTATATTCATCCTTTCTTGCAGCGCCAGCAGCTCAGTTACAGCATCTACTTAATTCAGCAG gtggGGAATGGTACATTTAACCGAGCGAAGCTGCTTAATGTTGGTGTCAGGGAAGCTCTGAAGGATGAAGACTGGGACTGCCTTCTCTTGCATGATGTGGACCTAGTGCCTGAGAATGATTATAATCTCTATGTTTGCGATGAATATTATCCCAAGCATATGGCTAGTGCCATGGATAAGTTTCAGTACAC tctGCCATATAAATCCTTTTTTGGGGGTGTATCGGCTCTGACTCCAGAACATTACATGAAGATAAATGGCTTTCCAAACACATACTGGGGCAGCAGTGGTGAAAATGATGACATTGCTACAAG GATTCAGTTGGCAGGAATGAAAATAGTCCGGACATCACCTCAGCTTGGACGCTACAAAGTTATGGACTACAATGAAAAGACAGAGACACAAGAGCCTTGGAGAAG gccTACTTCCCGACACAACACCAGAAAGACATGGAAGGATGATGGAATGAATTCACTGGAGTTCAAGCTCCTTTCCAGGAAAAAGCATCCACTTTATACCAACATCACTGTGGACATTGGATACGTTCCcccattttcttaa